The following are encoded together in the Ovis aries strain OAR_USU_Benz2616 breed Rambouillet chromosome X, ARS-UI_Ramb_v3.0, whole genome shotgun sequence genome:
- the LOC101111610 gene encoding melanoma-associated antigen B10, whose translation MPRGQKSKLRAREKRRQARQESSDRVEAQPTEPKEEEFPSSPSPSFEDVPQSSAATGTSSSLQVPGKICSTTVAASVSDAKFSEGATDQGEEKPKVSQSQDTTKRCPKDPVDKKVALLVNYLLIKYQMKEPVTKRDMLRNVIHKYKNHFSEILRKASEHLELLFGLDVKETDPNKGTYVLVNKMELGSDEKLGDDREIPKTGLLMIVLGVILTKGNCATEEQVWEVLNMMELYEEKKDAIYGDVKQLITKDLVQEKYLEYRQVANSDPPRYEFLWGPRAYTETTKMKVLEFVAKIHDTVPAAFPSLYKEALRDEEERAQARASARAHTAALASARSWATARGFSCTK comes from the coding sequence ATGCCTCGGGGTCAGAAGAGTAAGCTTCGCGCCCGTGAAAAACGCCGCCAGGCTCGACAAGAGTCCAGTGATCGGGTGGAAGCTCAGCCCACTGAACCAAAGGAAGAAGAATTCCCTTCTTCCCCATCTCCTTCTTTTGAAGATGTTCCCCAGAGCTCAGCTGCCACTGGAACATCCAGCAGTCTTCAAGTGCCTGGCAAAATCTGCTCCACCACTGTTGCTGCCTCTGTTTCAGATGCAAAATTTAGTGAAGGTGCCACTGATCAAGGAGAGGAAAAGCCAAAAGTCTCTCAGAGTCAAGATACCACTAAGCGCTGTCCCAAAGATCCTGTAGACAAGAAGGTTGCTTTGTTGGTGAATTACCTTCTGATCAAGTATCAAATGAAAGAGCCTGTGACCAAGAGAGATATGCTGAGAAATGTAATCCACAAGTACAAGAATCACTTCAGTGAGATCCTCAGGAAAGCCTCTGAGCATCTGGAGCTGCTGTTTGGCCTCGACGTGAAAGAAACGGATCCCAACAAGGGTACTTATGTCCTTGTCAATAAAATGGAACTGGGTTCTGACGAAAAGCTGGGTGATGACAGAGAGATTCCCAAGACTGGTCTGCTGATGATTGTCCTGGGTGTGATCCTCACGAAGGGCAACTGCGCCACTGAGGAGCAAGTGTGGGAAGTGCTGAATATGATGGAGTTATATGAGGAGAAGAAGGACGCCATCTATGGGGATGTGAAGCAGCTCATCACCAAAGATTTAGTGCAGGAAAAGTATCTGGAGTACCGCCAGGTGGCCAATAGTGATCCTCCACGCTATGAGTTTCTGTGGGGCCCGAGAGCCTACACTGAAACCACCAAGATGAAAGTGCTGGAGTTTGTAGCTAAGATCCATGATACGGTCCCCGCTGCCTTTCCATCCTTGTATAAGGAGGCTTTGAGAGATGAGGAAGAGAGAGCCCAAGCTAGAGCTTCAGCCAGGGCTCATACTGCTGCTTTGGCCAGTGCCCGCTCCTGGGCCACAGCCCGCGGCTTTTCCTGCACCAAATGA